The Haematobia irritans isolate KBUSLIRL chromosome 1, ASM5000362v1, whole genome shotgun sequence DNA segment ccaattagtagtAAATATTTACTGTTGCGATTATTTACGACACTGTACCACCTCTCAGCTCCAAAGGATTTCCGTCCAATAAGCCCAACTTAAGAATCTGTTTTCTCTTCTCAGCAACATGAACATTTTCTGatgcaaaaaaaatctctaaacgtgggtattaagttcgagtttagccgctaaaattgctattttcacgattacttttcttaattaatccacttgaaggaataaaaactttgtgaaaatttgctttgggctattccccatcaagttataataaaatttgcaacaaaatttgtataattgtatgactttttttactgatttagttttcactttagtgattatagcggctaaactcgaacttaatacccacgtttagagattttttttgcatCAGAAAATGTTCATGTTGCTGAGAAGAGAAAACAGATTCTTAAGTTGGGCTTATTGGACGGAAATCCTTTGGAGCTGAGAGAGAATTTCCCCGCTTCATGGAGTTAAATACATTGAATTAACTATTGAAAATGTCTACTTATACCGAATAAAGTGGAATTGATCTGCTCTTTACAGAAAATTCCTTTATGTGgtaaagaaattaattattaCTGCCAAATAAATAgagtgaaaattaaataaagagcaaaatttcattataattgtGTGAATAATAGATTGtgttaaacataaaaaaactacttagaaaattatcttagtatacatatatatcagatACTTACTGTCTACACTGACAAATAGGCCAGGTTTATCATCTACTGAAACCATTGAGCGATAATCCAATTTTGGTTGGGGTTTTACATCCTTTAATTTTGTAGTAGATGAAGTACCCTCCGAAGATAATGGACGTATAAAAGTACCAATGGAGGAACGTctaaagaattttgaaaaaattgtaaaattattaaaatccaATATTTAAATGAACTCAACCAAGTGAGAAAAGTATCTAGTTAACATAGAAATTGTTGATACACAAATAGTGCTAATGATTTAGATAATATTCATATAAATGAGTGATAGGGTGATGTAGTGATAGTTTCAGGATGACAgcagaaatgtaggaaataatGCAAAATGCACAAGATTGGCAAATAGATACCAAATCAATTAAGTATGCCACTAGAGATGATAGATGGATCAATGATTTAGATGATGAAGAAATAGGATAACACCTAATTGATgaaattcaaaagtttattatcaGAAATTAGAAGTTACTTTATGTAAAAATTAATAGCAAATTGCAAAACAGTGCTTTTCtagcatatttgttttttttttttgtctttttataACATCTGGTGgatagtcaaaaaaaaaaatattacatttatattggaagaaacattaataatgttggtttattttttagaattcaTTAACGATATTTACATGGAACCAAAGGCATACAAGTAACAAAGGAAATTATGAACAACAAACAGCTTTAGGCCCTAGAGATTTaactttatgaattcttacccaGTCGAATAATGACCCTCGGAATGAGTAGAATGTGGTGTCAAAGGTGGCACCGGAGAGCCACTCGAATCTTCGGACGgtgttttggaaaataaattgcCACCCAACTCTGAGACCAAAGTAATGGGGGAACTGATTTTTTTAACGTGTACGtgtgagatattttttttttatttaaatgaaatgcgcAATTACCACAATAAatgtggtaacattttaaagaaaattaaaaaaggagtttgggaaataataaaaatgtttaaggtttttttttttttggaaagtgTGTGAAGttattgaaaattaataaaatgataatgTAAAATTGTGTgggcgtatgtgtgtgtgtgtattttaaAAGCCGAATCCAAAAGATGaaagcatttttatttattaaaatttttaaaataaaataaaaggaatattaaaaaaaaattaacatgagGTATTATTTTATTGCTCAATAATTTAATGAGTTCTTGTTAAGGATTTTCTCTTTCACTTACCTTGAGAATACTTTTGAGAATACACTTTGATTTGAATCGCCAGTATTGGGAGCCGATTCAGTATCTTGTGACTTGCCTACACTACCACCAGATACTGGAGCACCATCGCCAGTAAGACCTTCTACCCATGTCAAGGGATAGGATAAACGCTTCAACATCTACAAATGAGGataacaaattaatttaaattcaattaattattattttattatagaatattttttgttaccTTATTCTTTTTGTCTGAGGCATTCTTATCAACTTGAGCTTGTGCTGGTTGTGGTGTCTCATTGTTATCGTCCACACTGAAACTAACACTTGAAGTCTTTTTGCGAGCTCCAGCAACTGCACCAGCATCCAGGCCACTAGTGCGTGGTGGAGATTCACCCAGAGGTGCAATCGATGAAATCGGTTTTGGTGGCACCCAGTCTGAACTTAATACAATATCGGCATCACTATAGACTGTTTTCTTTGGTATTGGTTGAACATTTGGTATGGGATCACGTATATCAATGCCAGAATCGTAGCACGATTGTTTTGATAATTGCTCCAATTGTTCTAGATCTCCAGCATTTACAACGCCACCGGCCAAATTGGCCATAATACCGCTAATGGATGATGTGGCAGAATGTGGTTCCTGACCACGAGCGCCACTGTCTGCCGTTGTATTTGACTCATTATCTCCCTCATCTTCCGAGGATCTTCGGGAATTAGATAAAAGTCTAAGTTGTATTTTATGATATGGCAAATTTAGTAGATGAATTGATGACATTAGAAGTCCACATAACAACCAGTGAGAATGAGTATATATAATACGAACATATATCACAGCAAATGAGGGGCATCACGATGAAATATCGGATATGTGATTTGATATAAGAAAGCATATATGTGGATATATTGTGCAGATGTTGATGTTGGTGCgttgaaatatgaaaaagcgtaattgaaaaaaataaataaataaacgaatgaaaaatacaataaattgaAGAGATGGATTCTTAACTTAATTTGACGTGAAAGCCTCGTCGTAATACACAGAATATCTCTTCCATCTTGCAGTTAGAGTAGAAAATTAAATCTTAGGCCCTGAGCAGAATTTTTTTCACACTAGCAATTAAAGAATATTTGTATGTTTTTTAATTacttgttgacaattttttgcgATCATTgataagtcgttttcataccttagGATAGTAAAGAATAGTTTGAAATCTAATCTAAGTATCCTGTGTgcatttttgacatttactgcgttttttatgttttatagaGGTATattacgtttacgacgtttacaacattCTGACtgtataaaaccaaaaaaaaagtgctACTGAGACCACTCTGGATGAAATACATATTACACGTTGTTATGTTCTAAAATTGTCTCGTAAACACCACTTGCCCATCAGGTTTGGAACTATATGCAATAGATTTGTGCACGTGAcacaaaattgtcgtgactcacgaaaagtttcgtgactcacgcgtgagcgtgaataataaaccaaaatttcgtgcgtgagcgtgagtcacgaaaataacacCTTCGTGAGTGTCCGTGAGTAAAGAatgacgctcacgaaaataatcctgctcaccaacataaaacgcttaagagttaaactcatttacaattttagtgatacATGGgacgttaagagtgtaataacgctctcgatttgaaTAATGCTCATGATTTTacacacgtcgctaaggtaaattactcataaaactattcgtgagtcacgacatttttccgtgagtcacgatatttttcgtgagtcacgacattttcgtgcgtgagtgagtacaaaatttcttttcgtgagtgtgcgtgagtcctaccaaacaatatcgtgcgtgagtaagatttttccgtcgtgagtgttcgtgagtaaactattactcacgtgcacacctctaatatgcaGCATtgtcacaatgaatttttattttggaccaacatttttccgaaattttaccaaaattcgaACAAGCGgaccattttccaaattaaattaatatcttttacggccattttatttatttatttattttaactgccagttaacagaaagtaaattgcaaatatcttctctcctgaTAAATTTAACAGAAaagttttcagcagttaagttcctaactgacatatggaatatataggcaaggtgACATAAATGTCGGTAGTatagtttaaaagttcgttagctaacgtagcactaacggagcttcatgaaaatgggggttaatagttaaatttttccaaaattttatttcgatggaaaattttacaaaatatttatttctgtttatttctacagacaattttatttctatagaaaattttgtcaaaattttatttctatagagaattttgtcaaagtgttatttctatagagaattttctcaaaattttatttctatagagaattttgtcaaaattttatttctatagaaaattttgtcaaaattttatttctatggagaattttgtcaaaattttatttctatagaaaattttgacaaaattttatttctatagaaaattttgtcaaaattttatttctatagaaaattttgtcaaaattttatttttgtaaaaaaatttttcaaaattttatttttgtaaaaaattttgtcaaaattttatttctttagaaagtgttgttaaaattttacttttatagaaatttttgacaaaattttatttccatagaaaattttgtcaacatttttttctatagaaaactttgttaaaattttatttctatagtaaaatttgtcaaaattttatttctatagaaaattttgtcaaaattttatttctataggaaattttgtcaaaattttatttctatagaaaattgtcgcaaacttttatttctatataaaatttttacaaaattttgtttttatagaaaatttaaaaaaatcaccgatttgacgaaaatggactaaaatcatccaaatttaaaaattaataattttttagaccaattttggtccgatcggaccaaactgGCAACCCTGActatataaaaaagatttcAAGTATGCAACGAAATAAGTTCCCATGAAATAAAtcctcataataaaataaataaattctcaaAAAGACGAAAAGTAGACTTTTTGATTCTCATTACAAACCCAAGGGTATAACAAAAGATTTTCTACTTAAGTTTGAAAGTCATAGAGAAATGTATCGAGAAGCCAGATTTGTAAACACAGCAGTACCCAGCAGAAAATAGTAAGTTCTTCATTACTTTGAATGTAAATTCAAAAATGCTCTCCTGGAGatggatctttttatacccaccaccatagaatggtgatgggggtacaataagtttgacatttcgtttgtaacacatcgaaatatcgatttccgactatataaagtatatatattcttgatcagggagaaattctaagacgatatagaatttccgtctgtctgtctgttgtaatcacgctacagctttcaattaTGGCGCTATagtcttgaaatttggcaaagattggtttttttgtttgcaggcaggtcaagttcgaagatggactatatcggtccaggttttgatatagccgcaTCCTAATTTAGGGTcttggtctatgttttggtatagccccaatctatctatttatcaaatttgcttggaattttaaatctagaggtattttaggaccataaatagtttCTCAGAAAATAGccccctatagaccgatctcctgaggttacttcttgtgcttctagaaatcattgtttttatccgatttgcctgaaattgtaaatatagaaGGCgcgctgatcatgaaaattgtttgaaactaaatgtaaaatttcccgattttacttctcataATCATTTTAATAATGGATATAAAATCTTcagatttttgatttcaaatcaaggcgtcatTTCATCATCTTTATGATTCCCcaaaaactcaataaaaaatggttcttataagtcCAGAATCTGATTAGtcatcataggtagaatctttaaacttctcttcgggaagcgtgctggttgaactgatctgctaggTAGAATAAATGTTATCAAACCCCCTGGAATTCTATATATCATCAAATAACCggttacgacgaagagttttcaaaggaaacttttatatttgattcatggtggtgggtatttaagattcggcccggccgaacttcgaAATTCAAATTACTGAAATGGGATTACATCTGAATAACTAATACGAATCCaatataaaattcattgcttctgagcaAATTTTTGCACCACATTGGGGTccaaaaagcactttaatttttTGGCTAAACTTTTTTTTACGGGTAGTaatacaaaaatcgaaaattgtctTTTCGACTAATTGacattttgttacaaaaaaaaaatcttcaacaaatctacaattttttaaaaatcaactaAAATATAGTAAATTCGAAGTcgtctttttcaaattaaaataaaagtcgACCGATCACTTCTCGTAcatggaaaaatataaattcttcTCTTAACTGTTTGCATTCGCAAACGCCCCGTTTTCTCCTAATATACACGGTAGTAATATTTGTAGAAAGCAAAAACTACCTTTGAAGTGGCAATAATCTCAATCTTAAAAGTGTGGAATCACAAATgcatattaaataaaacaaatatacaaaCAAAGGCAAATACATCCCATGAACAGAGAGAGATAAGAACACAAGTAATTAAATATGACGACAACAAAAAAGTATGAAGATTATCTCAAGTGAGTACGCATTCGCTTACCTGTCTTTGCTGGGTACGGCCCAATGGTGATCCAATAAACTTTTACGTCTCTCTTCTAAGGTGGTACGAGTATCGGTAATATTGAGATTTTTCTTTGCCTCATCGTCCTCGGTGTCATTGGTACCAGTACTGgccccatcgacatcagtcttcGTGCTTTCTTTGGCTTCCGTagttttttcatcatttttctaaataaaaaaaaaatgcatattagtaatttttatattgcGGAAAATAAGCCATCTATCTAACCTCTGAACCAGAACAAATCGATACTTGATCATcggttttatgtttttgttgttcatCTTTGTCTTTGTCTTCATCACCCTCAATTTGTTTGCCGTCTACGGCATCCACACCTTCCTCTTTGGCCTTTTGGGCGTCTAATACTGATTTTGGATAATAAATTTCCGGTTTTTCTGTTTCATTTGAATCGTCGACAATTCCACCCGATACTCTCATATGAGCAATATCATGAAATATGGCAGCATTTACACACAATTCCATGGGGGCAATAACACCATAACTTTCTGGACCATGTTCAATTACCAATGGATCAGATACATTGGGATCGAACATAACAGCATTTGGGGTTACTAATAAAACACCACCAACAACACCTTGCCCGTCGGTTATATGACGTACATTGATTTTGAGGAAACGTTGTGTGATGACAGGATCATTTCCACCATCCGCGCGACCGGCAGGATCAACACGTTCAATATGACCTGGTTTGGGTGAGCCGGGGCGCAAGCTATCCAAAATATCTACAATAAAAAACAGAGAAGTTAATTGAGTAATGCAATTTATTTAAGATTTGATTATATGAATTATCCCCCATTTACCaaaaagttaaagttaactACTTTTCCCATAGAGTCACTTTCCCATAAattgtcaataaattttttctatatgggTAATGCTATTACTCAAGGTACTGGGACTCTATAGCAAACCAATATCCGAGTGCTTCTATTTGTCTGATATATTTCGGCAAATAGAATTCTTGTTGGTATCCTAGTTATTATTAATAagcattattatttgttttttgtatttgacATTTGGACTAAAATCAGTTATAGTTACATTATAGTACATCACATTTAATAGTTTCATCATGGTTAGAATTTAACCAACTTCTATGACAAAAACTCTATTAAATGAATATATATCATAGCCATATATTTCATATATGTGATAAGATAAGAAAATcacattttaagatttttttctgggaTTATTTGAACATAAATTGAACGTTTATAGGAAAGTGAAAGCAATCATTATGGCGCAAAGCATTACTGAAATTTCATTAAGTCTACAATCTGAagtcaaaatgaaaaaaaaaaatcaaaaactatCACGACATTATTATCAAGGGTTTATTCTAACTTGGTATTTAATTCCAATGAAACTCTGAAATATTTAAGAGAAAAGGGTTTTTTTTCGACTTGATTTCAActtttaaaattgtttgaaaatacaGATCAATTGATACGTCCCTTgacacattgttttttttttatgaaaaccatACTGTTAAGCAAACCActgaattacccagcaaaaaatttggaagttcttctcaaggcacaactttaaaagaacttccaaaaatgctctaccaaagatgttctttattttaactgcacaggaagttcatttgagtcaatttctttataactcgcttttttcatattttaaatgcGAATTgctttttctttttgtatttcaaataggttaaaacagacaaattatttaaatttatccgAAACAAAgtagagaaaaatttcgaatttttgaaaatatttgatcacaaaatttccagaaaagcgttataatgcattaataatcataaattatttttttgtcaaaatatcacaaaatttcttaattcacatccaaaacactgaattcccctcacaccttaagaagtggtgcaaattcagttcagcggctgttgaaatggtgcacatccatcctatgacaagcccccccacggaccccaaaatttggtttgcggagactctaagagaaacaaatttcatccgatccagctgaaatttggtacatggtgtcagcatatgatctctaacatctatgcaaaaattggtccacatcggtcaataattatatatagcccccacataaaccgatcccccgatttggcttgcggagcctctaagagaagcaaatttcatccgatccggctgaaatttggtacatggtgttaatatatggcctcaaacacccatgcaaaaattggtcgaaatgggtccataattacatatagcccccatataaaccgatcaccagatgtgacctccggagccccttggaagagcaaaattcatccgattcagttgaaatttggtacgtggtgttaatatatggcctcaaacacgcatgcaaaaattgatcaaaatcggtccataattatatatagcccccatataaaccgatccccagatttgacctccggatccacttggaagagcaaaattcatccgattcggttgaaatttggtacgtgatgttagtatatggcatccaataaccatgcaggaattggttcatatcagtccataattatatatagtccccatataaaccgatccccagacttgacctctggtgccatttggagaagcaaagttcattcgatctggttgaaatttggtacgtggtgatagtatatgatatttaacaaccaaaagtggtccatatcagttcataatcatatatagtccccatataaaccgatcccgagatttggttttggagcctcttggaggagctaatttCGTCcgagccagttgaaatttggtacattgtgctagtatatggccgttgacaaccatgcctaactgggtccatatcggtctatagttatatatagccctcagataaatcgatccccaatcatacaaaaattggtccatatcaagttcataattctatatagcccccatataagcgacccccatatttcaattctggctctctaccacgtatggactaactcacaatttagaaatcgatgttaag contains these protein-coding regions:
- the mtd gene encoding TLD domain-containing protein mustard isoform X18 encodes the protein MQNFVTTTQQFWSRRASQDVSLMSRSFDNLSIPVRRSKSRSVDHGLAAPFDLDSLRSKVEGRFESVDRLSNERKKSSLPTIPTINYTVGNRDTLTSVAARFDTTPSELTHLNRLNSSFIYPGQQLLVPDKSAKDNVSTTSSADDKAGGSSASGKSSPVDRKLSVEEQNDVDDILDSLRPGSPKPGHIERVDPAGRADGGNDPVITQRFLKINVRHITDGQGVVGGVLLVTPNAVMFDPNVSDPLVIEHGPESYGVIAPMELCVNAAIFHDIAHMRVSGGIVDDSNETEKPEIYYPKSVLDAQKAKEEGVDAVDGKQIEGDEDKDKDEQQKHKTDDQVSICSGSEKNDEKTTEAKESTKTDVDGASTGTNDTEDDEAKKNLNITDTRTTLEERRKSLLDHHWAVPSKDRSSEDEGDNESNTTADSGARGQEPHSATSSISGIMANLAGGVVNAGDLEQLEQLSKQSCYDSGIDIRDPIPNVQPIPKKTVYSDADIVLSSDWVPPKPISSIAPLGESPPRTSGLDAGAVAGARKKTSSVSFSVDDNNETPQPAQAQVDKNASDKKNKMLKRLSYPLTWVEGLTGDGAPVSGGSVGKSQDTESAPNTGDSNQSVFSKVFSRRSSIGTFIRPLSSEGTSSTTKLKDVKPQPKLDYRSMVSVDDKPGLFVSVDKLIPRPARACPDPPLYLRLRMGKPVGKAIPLPTSVMSYGKNKLRPEYWFSVPKNRVDELYRFINTWVAHLYGELDEEQIKTRGFELIQDDTEWTQSGTTKSGARTGSQEGEEISDLTRESWEVLSMSNDDYRKSSIFQTGSFDLDFPIPDLIGTTEILTEEHREKLCGHLPARAEGYSWSLAFSTSQHGFSLNSLYRKMQRLESPILIVIQDTEQNVFGALTSCSLHVSDHFYGTGESLLYKFNPSFKVFHWTGENLYFIKGNVESLSIGAGDGRFGLWLDGDLNQGRSQSCSTYGNEPLAPQEDFVIKTLECWAFV
- the mtd gene encoding TLD domain-containing protein mustard isoform X15, with product MQNFVTTTQQFWSKSRSVDHGLAAPFDLDSLRSKVEGRFESVDRLSNERKKSSLPTIPTINYTVGNRDTLTSVAARFDTTPSELTHLNRLNSSFIYPGQQLLVPDKSAKDNVSTTSSADDKAGGSSASGKSSPVDRKLSVEEQNDVDDILDSLRPGSPKPGHIERVDPAGRADGGNDPVITQRFLKINVRHITDGQGVVGGVLLVTPNAVMFDPNVSDPLVIEHGPESYGVIAPMELCVNAAIFHDIAHMRVSGGIVDDSNETEKPEIYYPKSVLDAQKAKEEGVDAVDGKQIEGDEDKDKDEQQKHKTDDQVSICSGSEKNDEKTTEAKESTKTDVDGASTGTNDTEDDEAKKNLNITDTRTTLEERRKSLLDHHWAVPSKDRLLSNSRRSSEDEGDNESNTTADSGARGQEPHSATSSISGIMANLAGGVVNAGDLEQLEQLSKQSCYDSGIDIRDPIPNVQPIPKKTVYSDADIVLSSDWVPPKPISSIAPLGESPPRTSGLDAGAVAGARKKTSSVSFSVDDNNETPQPAQAQVDKNASDKKNKMLKRLSYPLTWVEGLTGDGAPVSGGSVGKSQDTESAPNTGDSNQSVFSKVFSSSPITLVSELGGNLFSKTPSEDSSGSPVPPLTPHSTHSEGHYSTGRSSIGTFIRPLSSEGTSSTTKLKDVKPQPKLDYRSMVSVDDKPGLFVSVDKLIPRPARACPDPPLYLRLRMGKPVGKAIPLPTSVMSYGKNKLRPEYWFSVPKNRVDELYRFINTWVAHLYGELDEEQIKTRGFELIQDDTEWTQSGTTKSGARTGSQEGEEISDLTRESWELIKAPFAKTYNIIKTASHAASADLDLLSGEVLSMSNDDYRKSSIFQTGSFDLDFPIPDLIGTTEILTEEHREKLCGHLPARAEGYSWSLAFSTSQHGFSLNSLYRKMQRLESPILIVIQDTEQNVFGALTSCSLHVSDHFYGTGESLLYKFNPSFKVFHWTGENLYFIKGNVESLSIGAGDGRFGLWLDGDLNQGRSQSCSTYGNEPLAPQEDFVIKTLECWAFV